A single genomic interval of uncultured Desulfobacter sp. harbors:
- a CDS encoding IS607 family transposase, whose protein sequence is MERGLVKIGIAAKMLGTTPGTLRKWEKTGELLPFRKTTGGTRYYSVSDILSLQTSDAPTICYARVSSHDQKDDLERQQIMLESYCAAKGWRTETIKDLGSGMNYKKRGLNTLLEMILRKQMNRLVITHKDRLLRFGSELVFALCELQGIEIVIIHKGEQPSFEEELAKDVLEIITVFSARLYGSRSHKNKKLIDDLNRVAQNVEGA, encoded by the coding sequence ATGGAAAGAGGATTAGTTAAAATAGGGATAGCAGCAAAAATGCTTGGAACAACTCCGGGGACTCTCCGTAAATGGGAGAAAACCGGGGAGTTGCTTCCATTTAGGAAAACAACTGGAGGGACAAGGTACTATTCAGTTTCGGACATACTCTCTTTGCAAACATCAGACGCACCAACGATTTGCTATGCAAGAGTTTCTAGTCATGACCAAAAGGATGATTTGGAAAGACAGCAAATAATGTTGGAATCCTATTGCGCCGCAAAGGGATGGAGGACAGAAACCATCAAAGATCTTGGCTCCGGAATGAATTACAAGAAGCGCGGATTGAATACGCTTCTTGAGATGATTCTAAGGAAGCAAATGAACCGTCTTGTGATTACTCATAAAGATCGGTTGCTTCGTTTTGGATCTGAATTGGTATTCGCTTTGTGTGAGTTGCAGGGAATTGAAATCGTCATTATCCACAAGGGAGAACAGCCCAGCTTTGAAGAAGAATTAGCGAAGGACGTTCTTGAGATCATTACCGTTTTTTCCGCTCGTCTTTATGGCAGTAGAAGCCATAAAAATAAAAAATTGATTGATGATTTGAATAGGGTCGCTCAAAATGTTGAAGGTGCATAA
- a CDS encoding response regulator — MENKKILIVDDEPAILRLLSQLFTKAGYDVSTAENAQSALNIIEESNIMVMFFDLNMPEMNGMELCKRVKNLKPMSIIYAITGYASLFELLECLNVGFEDYFKKPVNISTLLKTAESAFEKLNRWKKM, encoded by the coding sequence ATGGAAAATAAAAAAATATTAATCGTTGATGACGAACCCGCCATTTTAAGGTTGCTTTCTCAGTTATTTACCAAAGCCGGATATGATGTTTCCACCGCAGAAAATGCACAGAGTGCCTTGAACATTATTGAAGAGAGTAACATTATGGTCATGTTTTTTGATTTAAACATGCCGGAGATGAACGGTATGGAATTATGTAAGCGAGTAAAAAATCTTAAGCCCATGTCTATTATCTATGCCATTACCGGCTATGCATCTTTATTCGAACTGTTAGAATGCCTTAATGTCGGCTTTGAAGATTATTTTAAAAAACCGGTGAATATATCGACTCTGTTGAAAACAGCTGAATCCGCATTTGAAAAATTGAACCGCTGGAAAAAAATGTAA
- a CDS encoding chemotaxis response regulator protein-glutamate methylesterase, which yields MSNEIKVLVVDDSAVVRKVFKEQLSRHTGITVIDTAPDPYIAREKIVRLKPDVITLDIEMPRMDGITFLKKLMKYYPLPVIIVSSLSTKGSHLAMEALAIGALEVMAKPNDAYSIGDVSMQLAEKIRAVHAAKFFRRGQQQNLMNRKKIVSMAPYKNANNIIAIGASTGGAEAIKTVLTQMPKNAPGTVVVQHMPAQFTTSFAGRLDELCQMRVKEAENGEPVTSGKVLIAPGNYHMLLKRKGAGYCVVVKAGPLVHYQRPAVDILFRSIARLAGINAVGIILTGMGKDGAQGLLEMKKAGAVTIAQDEKSSVVYGMPKEARLIGAVDYVENIHNIAAKTCSFFKSYGF from the coding sequence ATGTCAAACGAAATTAAAGTGCTTGTGGTCGATGATTCAGCGGTTGTCAGGAAGGTGTTCAAAGAGCAGTTATCCCGGCACACAGGAATTACAGTAATTGATACGGCCCCTGATCCATATATCGCCCGAGAAAAAATTGTAAGATTAAAACCGGATGTTATAACCCTGGATATAGAAATGCCGCGTATGGATGGGATTACCTTTTTAAAAAAATTAATGAAGTATTATCCTCTTCCTGTTATTATCGTCAGTTCTTTAAGTACAAAAGGAAGTCACCTTGCCATGGAAGCGTTGGCCATTGGGGCATTGGAAGTGATGGCAAAACCCAATGACGCTTATTCGATAGGAGATGTCAGTATGCAGCTTGCCGAAAAAATCAGGGCGGTGCATGCGGCTAAATTTTTCAGACGCGGGCAACAACAAAATTTAATGAACCGGAAAAAAATCGTATCCATGGCACCTTATAAAAACGCCAATAATATTATTGCCATCGGCGCGTCAACCGGAGGAGCGGAAGCCATTAAAACGGTTTTGACCCAAATGCCGAAAAACGCCCCGGGTACTGTTGTTGTGCAACATATGCCGGCTCAATTCACTACGTCCTTTGCTGGACGATTAGATGAATTGTGCCAAATGCGTGTTAAGGAAGCAGAAAATGGGGAACCTGTAACAAGTGGTAAAGTCCTTATTGCCCCGGGCAATTACCACATGCTTTTAAAACGTAAGGGTGCCGGCTATTGCGTAGTGGTTAAAGCGGGGCCTCTTGTTCACTATCAGCGGCCGGCAGTGGATATTTTGTTTCGATCGATTGCAAGACTTGCTGGGATTAATGCCGTGGGTATTATTTTAACCGGTATGGGAAAAGATGGTGCACAAGGATTGCTTGAAATGAAAAAAGCGGGTGCGGTAACCATTGCTCAGGATGAAAAATCAAGTGTCGTTTACGGGATGCCGAAAGAAGCACGATTGATAGGGGCAGTGGATTATGTGGAAAACATTCACAATATAGCAGCAAAAACCTGTTCATTTTTTAAAAGCTATGGGTTTTAA
- a CDS encoding ATP-binding protein, whose protein sequence is METQADDDDIEAWFKEEGFGVSEDGFWLSLSKLNAFREKRAPTDIISYSWHPDLIGDKNACFRMYALRNIGPFLEEIWNGLPETSWIYYQDTTNTSLQFPYIDQITAISPDFDWRTYHTFQSVCPQNNPEGGIQWTQPTIDYAGEGLILSVSIPVRIQNRFIGLWSIDLPMKTLYPEFVFDTLLDGQVNFIVDEDGNLVAHPHIQTRIDSEKGSIFQTHFHELGAEFKPLLPRELLKKKVGHFVLNPETASELVGYYHSIPEVQWLLFCVFPRQSMEHVIDRKIKTAFERVKSGDFSYRLNGISGVKHSKIIADGFNEMAHALENQAKKQKKTQKEKDLLEERIRHYQKMEAIGTLAGGIAHDFNNVLFPIQGYAEMFLEELPKDDPKHEMAQEIFQAASRAKELIEQILTFSRQGKMKNQIVSIQIIVKEALKLLRSTIPKNIVINQYINSQCKPVFADPTNLHQVIMNLCTNAFHAVQEKGGSIDVILEEVSVMTDGQYNISGLPPGDYICLTVSDTGCGMDKNTLEQIFNPYFTTKKEGKGTGLGLSISYGIIKKLNGNIKVSSQPNKGTTFHVYLPVTSITKNREYEDNVNVEKGTERILLIDDEESIVEMETAVLQKYGYRVSAFTSSIEALNAFKKEPGSFDLVLTDMTMPDMTGDILVDHIKHIRDNIPVIICTGFSENISNGNYADKGADGFLMKPVSIDKLIGEIRKRLDKI, encoded by the coding sequence ATGGAAACTCAAGCGGATGATGATGATATAGAAGCATGGTTTAAAGAAGAGGGCTTTGGTGTTAGTGAAGACGGTTTCTGGTTGAGTCTGTCCAAGTTAAACGCCTTCCGGGAAAAACGTGCCCCCACGGATATCATTTCCTATTCTTGGCACCCGGATCTGATCGGCGATAAAAATGCCTGTTTTCGCATGTACGCGTTGAGAAATATCGGCCCATTTTTAGAAGAGATATGGAACGGTTTGCCTGAGACCTCCTGGATTTATTATCAGGATACAACCAATACCTCTTTACAATTTCCATATATTGATCAGATAACGGCTATCTCGCCGGATTTTGACTGGCGTACCTATCATACATTTCAGTCTGTCTGCCCCCAAAATAATCCGGAAGGGGGAATCCAGTGGACGCAACCAACCATTGATTACGCAGGCGAAGGCTTGATCCTGTCAGTCTCCATTCCAGTAAGAATTCAAAACCGTTTTATTGGTTTATGGAGTATTGATCTACCCATGAAAACCCTTTATCCGGAATTTGTATTTGACACGCTTCTTGACGGGCAGGTCAATTTTATTGTGGACGAGGATGGTAACCTGGTGGCTCATCCTCATATTCAAACCCGGATTGACTCTGAGAAAGGAAGCATTTTTCAGACCCATTTTCATGAACTCGGTGCTGAGTTCAAACCTTTGTTACCCAGGGAATTGCTGAAAAAAAAAGTGGGGCACTTCGTACTTAATCCGGAAACGGCATCTGAATTGGTGGGATATTACCATTCGATCCCGGAGGTCCAGTGGCTCTTATTTTGTGTTTTTCCCCGACAATCAATGGAACATGTCATTGACCGGAAAATCAAAACCGCGTTTGAACGGGTTAAATCCGGTGACTTTTCATACCGCCTCAATGGAATATCCGGCGTTAAACACAGTAAAATTATTGCTGACGGATTTAACGAAATGGCCCACGCATTGGAAAACCAGGCGAAAAAACAGAAAAAAACTCAGAAAGAAAAGGATCTGCTTGAAGAACGGATTCGACATTATCAAAAAATGGAAGCCATCGGTACCCTTGCCGGCGGTATTGCCCATGATTTTAACAATGTTTTATTTCCCATTCAGGGCTATGCTGAAATGTTTCTCGAGGAATTACCCAAGGATGATCCTAAACATGAAATGGCTCAAGAAATTTTCCAGGCAGCATCCAGAGCCAAGGAGCTTATTGAGCAGATTCTGACCTTTAGCCGCCAGGGTAAAATGAAAAATCAGATTGTATCAATCCAGATCATCGTTAAAGAAGCCCTGAAATTATTAAGATCGACTATTCCAAAAAATATTGTAATTAACCAATATATCAATTCCCAGTGCAAGCCGGTCTTTGCTGATCCCACGAACCTTCACCAAGTGATTATGAACCTTTGTACGAACGCATTTCATGCTGTCCAGGAAAAAGGTGGATCAATTGATGTTATTTTAGAAGAAGTTTCGGTCATGACAGACGGTCAGTATAATATATCCGGCTTACCCCCTGGCGACTACATCTGCCTAACTGTATCCGATACAGGGTGCGGTATGGACAAGAACACTTTGGAACAGATATTCAACCCCTATTTTACGACAAAAAAAGAAGGAAAAGGAACCGGATTAGGCCTTTCTATTTCATATGGCATCATAAAAAAGCTCAATGGGAATATTAAAGTGTCTTCGCAGCCGAATAAAGGCACGACCTTTCATGTTTACTTACCGGTAACCAGCATAACAAAAAATCGGGAGTATGAAGATAATGTCAACGTTGAAAAAGGAACAGAGCGAATATTGCTCATAGATGACGAGGAGAGTATCGTAGAGATGGAAACGGCAGTGCTGCAAAAATACGGATATCGCGTTTCTGCCTTTACCAGCAGTATTGAGGCGTTAAACGCTTTTAAAAAAGAACCGGGTTCCTTTGATCTCGTGCTCACGGATATGACCATGCCGGACATGACAGGAGATATATTAGTTGATCATATCAAACACATTAGAGATAATATTCCAGTTATTATATGTACCGGATTCAGTGAAAATATTTCTAATGGAAATTACGCGGACAAGGGCGCAGACGGATTTCTTATGAAACCCGTTTCCATAGATAAACTGATCGGTGAAATCAGAAAACGGTTGGATAAAATTTAG
- a CDS encoding Fic family protein, whose protein sequence is MMLENKLGITNQVEPAKVEEKISKQKARRLFDTGDIDQVNVGTFEGLAFIHAYLFGEIYAFAGKIRDVNIAKGNFRFAPVMYLEASLKHIDSMPQSNVDEIIEKYVEMNIAHPFREGNGRAIRIWLDLMLKQEIRKVIDWNQVDKEEYLSAMERSPVKDVEIKVLLKSALTDRIDDRALFMKGIDVSYFYEGYSEFKTEEL, encoded by the coding sequence ATGATGCTGGAAAATAAACTGGGCATCACCAATCAGGTTGAACCGGCTAAAGTCGAAGAAAAAATAAGCAAACAAAAAGCCCGCCGGCTTTTTGATACGGGCGACATTGATCAGGTAAACGTCGGGACCTTTGAAGGGTTGGCCTTCATTCATGCCTATCTGTTTGGTGAAATTTATGCTTTTGCCGGCAAGATTCGCGACGTGAATATTGCCAAGGGCAACTTTCGTTTTGCACCGGTGATGTATCTGGAAGCATCCCTGAAACACATCGATTCCATGCCGCAAAGCAACGTGGATGAAATCATCGAAAAATATGTCGAGATGAACATCGCCCACCCCTTTCGGGAAGGCAACGGCCGCGCCATCCGCATCTGGCTGGATCTCATGTTGAAACAGGAGATCCGGAAGGTCATCGACTGGAACCAGGTCGATAAAGAGGAATACCTCTCCGCCATGGAACGCAGCCCGGTAAAAGATGTGGAAATCAAGGTGCTGCTGAAAAGTGCGCTGACCGACCGGATCGATGACCGCGCCCTGTTCATGAAAGGCATCGACGTCAGCTATTTCTATGAAGGCTATAGCGAATTTAAAACCGAGGAGCTGTAG
- a CDS encoding restriction endonuclease subunit S, with protein sequence MEKLLAGVELEWKALGNDNFVEVANSGRKPVKASLRVAGETPYYGANNIQDYVDGHTHDGEYVLIAEDGSASLENYSIQYATGKFWANNHVHVVRGKSRLNTRFLFHYLSIGNFIPFLSGGGRAKLTKGKMVEVKIPIPCPEDPKKSLEIQAEIVRILDKFTELTAELTARKKQYNYYRDQLLSFEEDEVEWKALGEVGKWYGGGTPSKRQLDYWENGTIPWISPKDMGCPVIDSSQDYITEAAVKGSSTKLVPANSIAIVVRSSILDKLLPSALIPVPVTLNQDMKAIIPHKNILPGYMTANKN encoded by the coding sequence ATGGAAAAACTGCTGGCTGGGGTTGAGCTGGAGTGGAAGGCGTTGGGGAATGACAACTTTGTTGAGGTGGCAAATAGTGGACGAAAGCCTGTAAAAGCATCTCTACGTGTGGCCGGAGAAACGCCATATTACGGTGCGAACAATATTCAGGACTATGTCGATGGCCATACTCACGATGGCGAGTACGTTCTTATCGCTGAGGACGGATCAGCAAGCCTTGAAAACTATTCAATTCAATATGCAACCGGAAAGTTTTGGGCTAACAATCATGTTCATGTTGTACGTGGGAAATCCAGATTGAACACAAGGTTTCTGTTTCATTATTTAAGCATCGGTAATTTCATCCCATTTCTATCAGGTGGTGGTAGAGCAAAGCTGACAAAAGGGAAGATGGTAGAAGTCAAAATCCCCATCCCATGCCCGGAAGACCCCAAAAAATCCCTGGAAATCCAGGCTGAAATCGTCCGCATTCTGGACAAATTCACCGAGCTTACAGCGGAGCTTACAGCTCGCAAAAAACAATACAACTACTACCGCGACCAGTTGTTGAGTTTTGAAGAAGACGAAGTTGAGTGGAAGGCGTTGGGGGAGGTTGGGAAATGGTATGGAGGGGGAACCCCATCCAAAAGACAACTTGACTATTGGGAAAACGGAACAATTCCATGGATTTCACCAAAAGATATGGGATGCCCAGTTATAGATTCTTCACAAGACTACATTACCGAGGCTGCAGTCAAAGGCTCTTCCACAAAACTTGTCCCGGCCAACTCTATAGCTATTGTGGTTCGTTCAAGTATTTTGGATAAATTATTACCAAGCGCATTAATACCTGTGCCCGTTACTCTCAACCAGGATATGAAGGCTATTATTCCACATAAAAACATTTTGCCTGGTTATATGACCGCAAACAAAAACTGA
- a CDS encoding CheR family methyltransferase, whose amino-acid sequence MQQHITFEKFNLISDRIPRLDFDALLCRNVMIYFDNQTSEAVVNRLYQSLCSEGFFAIGNAENLMNMKHSFKSVAGTPSLYVK is encoded by the coding sequence ATACAGCAACACATTACCTTCGAAAAGTTTAATTTGATTTCAGACCGCATTCCTCGTTTGGATTTTGATGCTCTTTTATGTAGAAACGTAATGATTTACTTTGATAATCAAACCAGTGAAGCGGTTGTAAATAGATTGTACCAATCCCTTTGCAGTGAAGGTTTTTTTGCCATCGGCAACGCTGAAAATTTGATGAATATGAAACATTCTTTTAAATCTGTGGCAGGAACGCCCAGTCTTTATGTAAAATAG
- a CDS encoding methyl-accepting chemotaxis protein — MMILSSLKLKIKLMVFGILLSVVPLILISLISFFQDSQSEKIVEHETSNLAIENFENLVKGVYLTCKTSQEQVQEAVNRSLNVARDIMKQQGDVELSNETIEWQAVNQYTKDKQTLPLPKVLVGGEWIGKTDDMSEKSALVDKVKSLVGGTCTIFQRLDEAGSMLRVATNVVKKDGKRAVGTYIPVINPDGKPNPVIKEVLNGRTFRGRAFVVDRWYITAYEPIYDNNRYVVGVLYVGVPQESFTSLRNAVMDTKVGKTGYVYVIDSKGEYVISHQGKKDGENIFAFQSKDGSFPIKNLIKTAHSLTENSVGAMRYKFDAKDGNGEMEKEIRMMYFKPWDWIIAAGLSVREFNATNNKIEKINAKKAKFQFSVIVGVLILVTLIWYFVSKSITTPLIKGVSFAKTMAEGDFTQSLDDGRRDEIGSLSTSLNTMSASLQEMIRNIFETTQSLTSSAEGLSSISKQISTNSEQSAEKANSVSESAEEMAANMNSVTDKTEETTANIQMIVSAAEEMSCTIDEIANNTAKGSETTNAAVEAAKEVSQKVAELGKSASEISKVTETIADISEQTNLLALNATIEAARAGEAGKGFAVVAGEIKALAQQTAEATSEIGNKITAVQTTTNESVTAIDSIVSTINEINEIVISVASAIEEQSVTTQEIANNVAQAAQGIQEVSENVGQTSAAAEKVTKDITEVSQAANEMNTGSRQIETSAVELSKLAEQLNEMVGKFKI; from the coding sequence ATGATGATTTTAAGCTCGTTAAAACTAAAAATAAAATTGATGGTTTTTGGTATTTTGCTTAGTGTCGTTCCGCTTATTTTAATTTCTTTGATTTCTTTTTTCCAGGATAGCCAAAGCGAAAAAATTGTGGAGCACGAAACCTCAAATTTGGCTATTGAAAACTTCGAGAATCTGGTTAAAGGAGTCTATTTGACCTGCAAGACCAGCCAGGAACAGGTTCAAGAGGCAGTCAACAGATCTTTAAATGTTGCCCGGGATATCATGAAACAACAGGGCGATGTAGAATTGTCCAATGAGACCATTGAATGGCAGGCTGTGAATCAATATACGAAAGATAAACAAACACTTCCGCTTCCCAAGGTTCTTGTCGGTGGAGAATGGATCGGAAAAACAGACGATATGTCGGAAAAATCGGCACTTGTTGATAAAGTCAAATCGTTGGTTGGGGGGACATGTACGATATTTCAACGTCTTGACGAAGCGGGAAGCATGTTGCGGGTTGCCACAAACGTCGTAAAAAAAGATGGAAAAAGAGCTGTAGGGACCTATATCCCCGTAATCAATCCTGACGGAAAGCCCAATCCGGTCATCAAAGAGGTGCTTAATGGGAGAACATTCAGGGGCCGGGCTTTTGTCGTTGACAGGTGGTACATTACGGCTTACGAACCGATATATGATAACAATCGGTATGTCGTGGGCGTCCTTTATGTGGGTGTTCCCCAGGAAAGCTTTACCAGCCTTAGAAACGCGGTGATGGATACTAAGGTCGGTAAAACCGGATATGTTTATGTTATTGATTCAAAAGGGGAGTATGTGATTTCACATCAAGGAAAAAAGGACGGAGAAAATATCTTTGCCTTTCAATCCAAAGACGGCTCCTTTCCAATCAAAAATTTGATTAAAACCGCACACAGCTTGACTGAAAACAGTGTCGGCGCAATGAGATATAAGTTTGATGCCAAAGACGGCAACGGCGAAATGGAAAAAGAGATCAGGATGATGTATTTTAAACCCTGGGACTGGATTATTGCCGCGGGATTATCGGTTCGTGAATTTAATGCCACCAATAATAAGATAGAGAAAATTAACGCAAAAAAGGCAAAGTTTCAGTTTTCAGTCATTGTTGGCGTCCTGATTCTCGTAACACTGATCTGGTATTTTGTTAGCAAAAGCATCACGACGCCACTGATTAAAGGTGTCTCGTTTGCAAAAACAATGGCAGAAGGAGATTTTACGCAATCTCTTGATGACGGCCGGCGTGATGAAATTGGAAGTTTGTCAACCTCTTTGAACACTATGTCAGCTAGCCTGCAGGAAATGATCCGAAATATTTTTGAAACGACTCAATCTTTGACATCATCTGCCGAAGGGCTTTCATCCATTTCAAAGCAGATTTCCACAAATTCCGAACAATCCGCTGAAAAAGCAAACAGCGTATCTGAATCAGCAGAAGAAATGGCTGCAAATATGAATAGCGTGACTGACAAAACCGAGGAGACCACGGCCAATATCCAGATGATTGTTTCTGCTGCAGAGGAGATGTCTTGTACTATAGATGAAATTGCAAATAACACAGCCAAGGGCAGTGAAACAACAAATGCAGCCGTTGAAGCGGCAAAAGAAGTTTCCCAAAAAGTGGCTGAGCTTGGAAAAAGCGCATCTGAGATCAGTAAGGTAACGGAAACCATTGCCGATATTTCAGAACAGACCAATCTCCTTGCCTTGAATGCTACAATCGAAGCTGCAAGAGCAGGTGAAGCCGGCAAGGGGTTTGCCGTTGTTGCCGGAGAAATAAAAGCACTTGCGCAGCAAACAGCAGAAGCTACAAGTGAAATAGGAAACAAGATAACCGCTGTTCAAACAACAACAAATGAATCTGTTACTGCAATTGATTCCATTGTAAGTACCATCAATGAAATCAATGAAATTGTAATAAGTGTCGCCTCAGCGATTGAAGAACAATCTGTAACAACCCAGGAGATCGCAAATAATGTAGCCCAGGCTGCTCAAGGAATACAGGAAGTAAGTGAAAATGTGGGCCAAACTTCTGCTGCAGCAGAAAAAGTAACAAAAGATATTACCGAGGTAAGTCAGGCGGCAAATGAAATGAATACCGGAAGCCGGCAGATAGAAACAAGTGCTGTGGAGCTATCGAAACTTGCTGAGCAGTTAAACGAAATGGTTGGAAAATTTAAGATCTAA
- a CDS encoding 3-deoxy-7-phosphoheptulonate synthase class II, whose product MTNQNGWTKSSWKNYTALQQPNWPDQKALEKVTNDLALLPPLVFAGEIRTLKKLLAKASKGEAFLIQGGDCSEDFSQVTAPTIRETMKVLLQMAVVMAYAGGKPAIKVGRIAGQFAKPRSSDTETIDGVELPSYRGDMVNKSEFSTKARTPNPKYMLKGYYLAASTLNLLRAFTRGGYAALHRVQAWNQEFVAQSPMGRSYDRLAKQIDQAIKFMNTIGIPTDIPQINQTQIFTSHEALLLPYEEALTRIDTTTGDWYDCSAHMLWIGERTRQVDGAHVEFLKGVLNPIGVKISSDYDIDNIKQLIEILNPENEPGRLTLITRMGCDNIEKKLPSLLREIKKEGSHIVWNCDPMHANTFTSESGHKTRDFNDILKEINRFFEIHWAEGTIPGGVHLEMTGKNVTECVGGARNIVSEELHNRYDTTCDPRLNAEQSLEVAFQIADMIKH is encoded by the coding sequence ATGACAAACCAAAATGGATGGACAAAATCAAGCTGGAAAAATTATACGGCCCTTCAGCAACCCAACTGGCCGGATCAAAAAGCCTTGGAAAAAGTAACTAACGATTTGGCGTTGCTGCCGCCGTTGGTTTTTGCAGGGGAAATAAGAACATTAAAAAAACTGCTAGCCAAGGCCTCAAAAGGGGAGGCGTTCTTGATTCAGGGTGGGGACTGCTCAGAAGATTTTTCCCAGGTTACGGCACCCACCATCAGGGAAACCATGAAAGTTTTGCTGCAGATGGCTGTTGTTATGGCCTATGCCGGCGGAAAACCTGCCATAAAGGTGGGCCGGATTGCCGGGCAGTTTGCCAAGCCCCGTTCGTCAGATACGGAAACCATAGATGGCGTTGAACTGCCCTCATATCGGGGAGATATGGTTAACAAAAGCGAATTCTCCACCAAAGCGCGCACCCCGAATCCTAAATACATGCTTAAAGGGTATTATCTGGCCGCATCCACCCTCAACCTTTTGCGGGCATTTACCCGGGGCGGATACGCAGCTCTGCACAGGGTTCAGGCATGGAACCAGGAGTTTGTGGCGCAATCCCCCATGGGCCGGTCTTATGACCGTTTGGCCAAGCAGATTGACCAGGCCATCAAGTTTATGAATACAATCGGGATTCCCACGGATATTCCCCAAATCAACCAAACCCAGATTTTTACCTCCCACGAAGCGCTTTTATTGCCTTACGAAGAGGCGCTGACCCGCATTGATACCACCACCGGGGACTGGTATGATTGTTCTGCTCATATGCTTTGGATTGGAGAGCGAACCCGGCAGGTCGACGGCGCTCATGTCGAATTTTTAAAAGGGGTACTCAATCCCATTGGGGTAAAAATCAGTTCAGATTATGATATTGATAATATCAAACAACTTATTGAAATTCTTAACCCTGAAAACGAACCCGGAAGATTGACCCTGATCACCCGAATGGGCTGTGACAATATTGAAAAAAAGCTCCCTTCCCTGCTTCGGGAAATCAAAAAAGAGGGGTCTCATATCGTTTGGAACTGCGACCCCATGCATGCCAATACCTTTACATCGGAATCCGGACACAAGACCCGTGATTTTAATGATATTTTAAAGGAGATTAACCGGTTTTTTGAAATTCACTGGGCAGAAGGAACGATTCCGGGAGGCGTTCATCTTGAAATGACCGGTAAAAACGTTACCGAATGTGTTGGCGGTGCCAGAAATATTGTCAGTGAAGAACTTCATAATCGGTATGATACCACTTGTGATCCGCGGCTCAATGCCGAGCAAAGCCTGGAGGTGGCGTTCCAGATCGCTGATATGATCAAACATTAA
- a CDS encoding DUF6880 family protein — protein MQDLKSGVDDPITGVELVAAFYEADSTIFEMCDDSSGNIGDVFRHDAKEFFVDYASRCSDKEKIADIILKVNQKDNYGIRDTLIDCAGECLPEEVIRATAVTKFKARDDRRFGLFCVKRRTKPVA, from the coding sequence TTGCAGGATTTAAAATCCGGTGTGGATGATCCCATTACCGGCGTTGAACTGGTTGCGGCATTTTACGAGGCTGACAGCACCATTTTTGAGATGTGCGATGACTCCAGCGGGAATATTGGTGATGTGTTCCGCCATGATGCCAAAGAATTTTTTGTGGACTATGCCTCACGCTGTTCTGACAAGGAAAAAATTGCGGACATCATTCTCAAGGTGAACCAAAAGGACAATTACGGCATCCGGGACACCTTGATTGATTGTGCGGGGGAATGCCTGCCTGAGGAAGTTATCCGGGCAACTGCTGTAACAAAATTTAAAGCCCGAGATGACAGACGTTTCGGGCTTTTTTGCGTCAAGCGGCGGACAAAACCGGTTGCCTGA